The DNA segment GTAAGCTCAACGTCGGTCCAGCCTGTGAAGACGTTCTCAAGATTCCACACGCTTTGGCCGTGGCGCAGTAGGACGAGCGTTGTCATGTGACTCCTACTCGGGCGACTCGCAAACCGTAGCCCGCCTTGATCGGTGCAGAGAAACGAAACGACGAAGCCGGGAGCTGTTGGGCCTGCAGAGTCACACCCAGTACCGGACTATCGACGCAAATACATCCGGGTCAAGCGACGCCCCACCAACGAGGGCGCCGTCGATGTCCTTTTTTGCCATCAGCCCGGCTATGTTGCCGGGTTTAACCGATCCTCCATAGATGATGCGGGTGTGGTCACCAGCGTCCCCGAACGCATCGACGATGGTCTCGCGTATAAACGTCGCGACGGTCCCAGCATCGTCGGCACTGGCCGTCCTGCCGGTCCCGATCGCCCATATCGGCTCGTAGGCGATGACAAGTTTGGCTGCGTCATCCACGGTTAGCCCCTTCATGCCTGCGTCGATCTGTGACGCCACTCTGTCTTTGGTCTCGCCTGCTTCGTGTTCTTGCGCAGTCTCGCCGACACACATGATCGGTGTCATCCCCGCCCCAAGCACTGCCCGGACCTTCATATTGACCTCAACGTCGGTCTCGCCGAAGATCTGACGCCGTTCGGAGTGACCGGCCAACACGTATCGAACACGTAGCTTCTTCAGCATTGCCGGTGCAATCTCCCCAGTGTATGCACCAGAGTCCTCCCAGTGGCAGTTCTGGGCGCCCAGGTCGATCATGAGCCGGTCAGCCTCAATCACTGTCTGAGTTGATCTGAGCGCGGTAAAGGCTGGAATGATCACTACGTCGACCCGATCGTGATCTGCAACGTTGAGACGAAGGCTCAGTTTCTGGACCATCTGGATCGCTTCGAGATGCGTTGCATGCATCTTCCAGTTTCCCGCAATGAGGTTCTTACGCATGTGTACTCCATCTCTCTAGTACCGCAACACCCGGTAAGACCTCTCCTTCGAGAAACTTTAGGCCCGCTCCGCCACCGCTCGACACATGAGAAATGTCGCGATCAATCTCGAACATGCGTAGGGCCGCAACCGAATCGCCGCCGCCAACAACAGTAAACCCATTGCTAGATGCGTACGCGACCGCGTTGGCGATCCCCGCCGTCCCCGAACGGAATGCTTCCCACTCGAACACGCCCATGGGCCCGTTCCAAAAGACGCGCGCCGCAGCGGCAATCACATCGGCGAACTCCTGTGTCGCTCGTGGACCGATGTCGAGACCCATTCCTGTTGAAGGGATTGCCGTACCGGCGGTGACATGATGCGCGGCGTCTGGTGCAAAGGACTCTGCAACAACCACGTCCGCAGGCAGCAGGATCTTGGCCCCGTGTTCACCTTTGAGGAGCACTTTGACCTCGTCGATCATGGAGTCCTCGACGAGCGACCTCCCGATTTCGTAACCCGCGGCGGCGAGAAGCGTGAAACACATCCCCCCACCAACAAGCATCATGTCGACCTTGGGAAGGAGTCGTTTCATCACCGCGAGTTTGTCCGAGACCTTCGCCCCACCGAGCACCACGACATACGGGCGATCAGGGCTATCAAGCAGCACGTCGAATGCGTCAATCTCTGAGCGCAAAAGCACTCCCGCAGCCGACGGGATTCGAGACGCCACACCAACATTCGATGCGTGAGAACGGTGAGCAGTACCAAAGGCGTCGTTCACAAACAAGTCCGCCAGACCCGCCATCTGGTCGGCAAACTCGGGGTCGTTGCGCACTTCGCCTTCGTCGAATCGAGTGTTCTCAAGAACCACCACGGTTTCTCGCTCGGCGCGGTCGATAGATTCTTTGACCGCGTCACCGACTGTCTCGGAGAGCGAAAGGATGGGAAAATCGCCGATCTCGCCAAGCCGGTGGGCAACGGGCGCCATGCGCAGCAACTCGTCGACCCCGTCGGGGCGGCCCAAATGGCTGCACACAACAACCTGCGCGCCGCGCGAACGCAACATTTCAATAGTCGGAACGCTCGCAGCAATCCGGAAGTCGTCAGACACTACGCCCCGGCTCATCGGCACATTGAGGTCGGCACGGACGAGGACAGTCTTGTCGGCAACCTCTAGCGAATCGATCGTGGGGATTGTCACGAGCTACCTCAGCCAAGCAACCGGACGAGATCAACGATACGGCTCGAGTAGCCCCACTCGTTGTCGTACCAACCAAATACCTTGATCATCTTGTCGCTGACCATCGTGAACGGAGCATCAAAGATCGTCGAGGCCGGGTCTCCAACGATGTCCGAAGACACAATCGGATCGGTCGAATAGCGAATGACGCCCGCAAGCGCGCCATCGGCTGCAGCCTTGAACGCTTCGTTCACGGCTGCGACGGATACATCGCTCTCGACGGTAACAACAAGGTCCGTGATCGATCCGTCGGCAACCGGGACACGCAACGCCTTCGCCTCGAATCTTCCCGCAAGCTCAGGCAACACTTTCCCAATCGCGGCCGCAGCGCCAGTCGATGTTGGAATGATGTTGGCGGCCGCAGCACGGCCTCGTCTCGGATCAGGGTGCGGAAGATCGAGAATCTTTTGGTCGTTGGTGTACGCGTGCACAGTTGTGAACATCCCCTGCACGATCGTGAACTGTTCGTGGAGCACCTTGACCATCGGCGCAACACAGTTCGTTGTGCACGACGCGTTAGAAATGATCTTGTGAACATCGGGGTCGAGTCCGCCATCGTTGACACCGACGACCACGGTGTAGTCAGGGTCGCTAACGGGTGCGGACACGATGACGTGGTTTGCGCCAGCTGTGCGATGGCGTGACGCTTGCTCGTTCGTACGAAACACGCCGGTCGACTCAATAACGACATCAACACCAAGATCGGCCCACGGAAGGTTTTCCGGTTCGCGCTCTGCAAACACCTTGAACGTGTCGCCATCGACTTCAAGGCCGTCGTCGATCACCGCAACCTTCCCGTCATACCGGCCGTGAACCGTGTCGTACTGCAAAAGGTACGCAAGGGTATTTGCGTCGGTGAGATCGTTGATTGCGACGATATCGATGTCGGCGCCGGTCTTCTTGACTGCTCGGAAGAAGTTTCTCCCGATTCGGCCAAACCCGTTGATCGCTACTTTCATGACACCCCTTCGTGTGTTCGTGGTTACAGATATGTGACAAGTTCGCCTAACGCGTTACAAAGCTTGACCGCGTCGTGCTGCGGCCACACCGTTTTCGGGTCGACGATGTCGGCAAGGACCACATGCACCCCAAAAGTTTCGAGGATCTCAACCTCAACCTGAAGCGGTTGTTGTGGCAAAGGTACCTCCACTAAAGCGTTGTGGGCGACGATAGCATTTGGAGAACGGATGCCACCCAC comes from the Acidobacteriota bacterium genome and includes:
- a CDS encoding triose-phosphate isomerase — its product is MRKNLIAGNWKMHATHLEAIQMVQKLSLRLNVADHDRVDVVIIPAFTALRSTQTVIEADRLMIDLGAQNCHWEDSGAYTGEIAPAMLKKLRVRYVLAGHSERRQIFGETDVEVNMKVRAVLGAGMTPIMCVGETAQEHEAGETKDRVASQIDAGMKGLTVDDAAKLVIAYEPIWAIGTGRTASADDAGTVATFIRETIVDAFGDAGDHTRIIYGGSVKPGNIAGLMAKKDIDGALVGGASLDPDVFASIVRYWV
- the gap gene encoding type I glyceraldehyde-3-phosphate dehydrogenase, which translates into the protein MKVAINGFGRIGRNFFRAVKKTGADIDIVAINDLTDANTLAYLLQYDTVHGRYDGKVAVIDDGLEVDGDTFKVFAEREPENLPWADLGVDVVIESTGVFRTNEQASRHRTAGANHVIVSAPVSDPDYTVVVGVNDGGLDPDVHKIISNASCTTNCVAPMVKVLHEQFTIVQGMFTTVHAYTNDQKILDLPHPDPRRGRAAAANIIPTSTGAAAAIGKVLPELAGRFEAKALRVPVADGSITDLVVTVESDVSVAAVNEAFKAAADGALAGVIRYSTDPIVSSDIVGDPASTIFDAPFTMVSDKMIKVFGWYDNEWGYSSRIVDLVRLLG
- a CDS encoding phosphoglycerate kinase gives rise to the protein MPTIDSLEVADKTVLVRADLNVPMSRGVVSDDFRIAASVPTIEMLRSRGAQVVVCSHLGRPDGVDELLRMAPVAHRLGEIGDFPILSLSETVGDAVKESIDRAERETVVVLENTRFDEGEVRNDPEFADQMAGLADLFVNDAFGTAHRSHASNVGVASRIPSAAGVLLRSEIDAFDVLLDSPDRPYVVVLGGAKVSDKLAVMKRLLPKVDMMLVGGGMCFTLLAAAGYEIGRSLVEDSMIDEVKVLLKGEHGAKILLPADVVVAESFAPDAAHHVTAGTAIPSTGMGLDIGPRATQEFADVIAAAARVFWNGPMGVFEWEAFRSGTAGIANAVAYASSNGFTVVGGGDSVAALRMFEIDRDISHVSSGGGAGLKFLEGEVLPGVAVLERWSTHA